GTTAACAGCTTCCAAAGTGGAACTCCTCTCGTTTTAGCCCAGAGGTCAAAACAGGCATTTGTTACCGAAGCTAGGGCCAGATGAACGATACCTTTATGGGGACCCAACCAACGAAATTGCTGTTCGTTGCTCAACTTATTAAACAATTGACCAAAATTTGCCATAAGATCTTCAATTGGAATCCCTTTCAATCGTTCGGCATAGAAAGCTGCAGCACGACAGACCAGCTCATTTCCTGCTCCCAGTGTAAAAGCCAGACCTGTGCCTACGCGCCCCTTATCATCTGCCAATCGAGTCACAGCATAAGAATAGATCGGATCCTTGTGTATCGCATCACTGCCTGCACCTGTAGCCAAAGGAAATCTTCGATCCTGAATATCAAACGTCTTTATCATAAAATCTTAACGTGCTTATTTTTAGTATTTAGGTTAATCTATTTTGAATTATAACTTTAATTTCTCTTTTAATTTGCGTAAAATGTCAACATCCGAATCCTTTATGCGTCCCATTCGATTGGGACCAACGTTTAAGATCAGGATATTGTCTTGCGCAGTTGCCGTCCGATAAATCCCCGCAAGCTCTTCCAAAGACTTATACTTCTTGTCTGTGGTATTATAGAACCAGCGTTCTCCAAGTACCACTGTTGTCTCAAAAGGCATATAGTAAGTGTGCCCCTGTGCCATAAAAAGCTTAGGGTCAGGATCGACCGGAAGATAAGGGTCGCCTAGCCTAAAGTCACTTGGAAAATAACGTATTGGGTAATAATTCTGCTGGTCTTTCGGCAAAACAATGTGTTTGTCCGTATTCTCAGGCGATCCGATGCTCCAGTTTATACCAATTTGACATCCAGGAACCTTTTTCTTGATTAAATTATAGATCTCCTGCGTGGGCCATCGATAATTCTCTTTTTCCCAGCCTCCATCCAGCCAAAGCTCAACGATATCCGTATACTTTTTGGTCATATCCACCAGCTCATTGAGCTGGTTCAACATATATTGATTATAGGCTGCATCTGCAGACCTGTCTTTAATATTGGGGTT
The DNA window shown above is from Sphingobacterium thalpophilum and carries:
- a CDS encoding alpha-L-fucosidase, with protein sequence MRKKILFSLALAVLGIHVGAQTKAIVPVPSVRPNAYQRAQIDRKYGMFVHFGMNTFHDQEWTDGSKPASTYAPSAIEVKQWVSTAKEAGMKYMILVTKHHEGFCLWDSKYTDYDVANSSNATNVVLELAKECAKQGMRLGLYYSLWDRKQNPNIKDRSADAAYNQYMLNQLNELVDMTKKYTDIVELWLDGGWEKENYRWPTQEIYNLIKKKVPGCQIGINWSIGSPENTDKHIVLPKDQQNYYPIRYFPSDFRLGDPYLPVDPDPKLFMAQGHTYYMPFETTVVLGERWFYNTTDKKYKSLEELAGIYRTATAQDNILILNVGPNRMGRIKDSDVDILRKLKEKLKL